One region of Wyeomyia smithii strain HCP4-BCI-WySm-NY-G18 chromosome 3, ASM2978416v1, whole genome shotgun sequence genomic DNA includes:
- the LOC129726651 gene encoding choline transporter-like protein 1 isoform X3 gives MLPYKYLLLTINPASSEATKSCVEKCPTSEGYKLFFNRCIRLQISRAKADRLPQSLLDEVWQDVHSCGLELFLLCLLCLLVSLVVLSVLWCIPGLMLPCMLLVIVVACLVTSFVHWLNWKLKSDADNRKGYLISAVIFTVLSIIIFCFAGYIWKKIQFVTELLQEGGNAIRQTLLLLLYPVLTTISLLITYALGLYFFLIIESTARPTVIGGSVEFVKNPLVHTARWYNLVALIWFNSFLVDCQHMVTAGAISAWYFTQDKSRLGNITGRSFLTLLTYHLGSVALGSLILTITALALAVVKMFQKLVIQTKNGYLVCIAFICMCFLNCIRSVLELIQRNAYIIVAMQGLSLFKADKSAMKLMATDAINFVVVNSVTKIVFLMAELFVLLLVGSISVVILQRQKDLYHPYILAGMLIVTVSVITHCFMAVCEMTVATVFLCFLKDIELNNGTDRPYYMSRNLRKFLPNEVQPETVRQTAIP, from the exons ATGCTTCCATACAAATACTTACTGTTAACTATTAACCCAGCGTCATCAGAAGCGACGAAAAGTTGCGTAGAAAAATGTCCAACCAGCGAGGGATA CAAACTATTCTTCAACCGGTGCATCCGTTTGCAAATAAGTCGTGCCAAAGCCGATCGGCTGCCCCAAAGTTTACTCGACGAAGTCTGGCAGGATGTTCACAGTTGTGGATTGGAGTTATTTTTGCTGTGCTTGCTATGCTTACTTGTGTCCCTTGTTGTGCTGTCGGTGCTTTGGTGCATTCCCGGATTAATGTTGCCCTGCATGCTGTTGGTAATTGTGGTAGCATGCTTGGTTACATCTTTTGTTCACTGGCTGAACTGGAAGCTGAAATCGGACGCTGATAACAGGAAGGGTTACCTGATTTCTGCGGTAATCTTCACCGTACTGAGCATAATCATATTTTGCTTTGCTGGCTACATTTGGAAGAAAATTCAATTCGTGACGGAGCTGTTGCAAGAGGGCGGTAATGCGATCAGGCAAACGTTACTTTTATTGTTGTATCCGGTGCTG ACTACCATCTCATTGTTGATCACCTACGCTTTGGGTCTTTACTTTTTCCTAATTATCGAGAGTACGGCTAGACCCACTGTAATCGGAGGCAGTGTCGAGTTCGTGAAAAATCCGCTGGTACATACTGCGCGTTGGTACAATCTTGTTGCGCTGATTTGGTTCAACAGTTTTCTCGTCGACTGTCAGCACATGGTGACTGCAGGAGCGATTTCCGCGTGGTATTTCACCCAGGATAAATCTCGGCTGGGCAACATAACAGGAAGGAGTTTTTTGACATTGCTAACCTATCATCTGGGAAGCGTAGCCCTGGGGTCGTTGATACTAACCATTACTGCGCTAGCACTGGCGGTTGTTAAAATGTTCCAGAAG CTTGTGATACAAACAAAAAACGGATACCTTGTTTGCATCGCATTCATCTGTATGTGTTTCTTGAACTGCATCCGTTCGGTTTTGGAACTGATTCAGAGAAATGCGTACATTATAGTTGCAATGCAGGGTCTCTCACTTTTCAAAGCCGATAAAAGCGCGATGAAATTAATGGCGACTGATGCAATTAATTTTGTGGTCGTCAATTCGGTGACCAAAATAGTTTTCCTAATGGCAGAGCTGTTCGTTTTGCTTTTAGTTGGATCTATATCAGTAGTAATTTTGCAGAGACAGAAGGATCTGTACCATCCTTACATTCTGGCTGGAATGTTGATTGTTACAGTTAGTGTGATTACACATTGCTTTATGGCGGTGTGCGAA ATGACCGTTGCCACCGTTTTCTTGTGTTTCTTGAAGGATATCGAGCTAAACAATGGCACTGACCGACCGTATTATATGTCCCGGAATTTAAGAAAATTTCTCCCAAATGAAGTGCAACCAGAAACAGTTCGACAGACCGCTATACcttaa
- the LOC129726651 gene encoding choline transporter-like protein 1 isoform X2 — translation MENGENHFQSSKPHSSKTSWSSQKINKMSREEKSSTAINANDTVSNVFRKDRQCTDVAALVIMAIYMFGLLILVFLCLPNSDVFRVIYGYDDCGNVCGRKNTRIADLACSGQNMLPYKYLLLTINPASSEATKSCVEKCPTSEGYKLFFNRCIRLQISRAKADRLPQSLLDEVWQDVHSCGLELFLLCLLCLLVSLVVLSVLWCIPGLMLPCMLLVIVVACLVTSFVHWLNWKLKSDADNRKGYLISAVIFTVLSIIIFCFAGYIWKKIQFVTELLQEGGNAIRQTLLLLLYPTTISLLITYALGLYFFLIIESTARPTVIGGSVEFVKNPLVHTARWYNLVALIWFNSFLVDCQHMVTAGAISAWYFTQDKSRLGNITGRSFLTLLTYHLGSVALGSLILTITALALAVVKMFQKLVIQTKNGYLVCIAFICMCFLNCIRSVLELIQRNAYIIVAMQGLSLFKADKSAMKLMATDAINFVVVNSVTKIVFLMAELFVLLLVGSISVVILQRQKDLYHPYILAGMLIVTVSVITHCFMAVCEMTVATVFLCFLKDIELNNGTDRPYYMSRNLRKFLPNEVQPETVRQTAIP, via the exons ATGGAGAATGgagaaaatcattttcaatctAGTAAACCACATTCCAGCAAAACCAGTTGGAGCagtcaaaaaataaacaaaatgtctCGGGAA GAAAAAAGCAGTACAGCTATTAACGCAAATGATAcagtatcgaacgtcttcagAAAAGACAGACAGTGCACCGATGTAGCTGCTCTTGTCATTATGGCTATTTACATGTTTGGTTTG TTAATTTTAGTCTTTCTATGTCTGCCCAATTCGGACGTGTTTCGGGTAATCTATGGTTATGATGATTGTGGAAATGTTTGCGGGCGAAAAAACACTCGTATTGCAGATTTAGCTTGTTCT GGCCAAAATATGCTTCCATACAAATACTTACTGTTAACTATTAACCCAGCGTCATCAGAAGCGACGAAAAGTTGCGTAGAAAAATGTCCAACCAGCGAGGGATA CAAACTATTCTTCAACCGGTGCATCCGTTTGCAAATAAGTCGTGCCAAAGCCGATCGGCTGCCCCAAAGTTTACTCGACGAAGTCTGGCAGGATGTTCACAGTTGTGGATTGGAGTTATTTTTGCTGTGCTTGCTATGCTTACTTGTGTCCCTTGTTGTGCTGTCGGTGCTTTGGTGCATTCCCGGATTAATGTTGCCCTGCATGCTGTTGGTAATTGTGGTAGCATGCTTGGTTACATCTTTTGTTCACTGGCTGAACTGGAAGCTGAAATCGGACGCTGATAACAGGAAGGGTTACCTGATTTCTGCGGTAATCTTCACCGTACTGAGCATAATCATATTTTGCTTTGCTGGCTACATTTGGAAGAAAATTCAATTCGTGACGGAGCTGTTGCAAGAGGGCGGTAATGCGATCAGGCAAACGTTACTTTTATTGTTGTATCCG ACTACCATCTCATTGTTGATCACCTACGCTTTGGGTCTTTACTTTTTCCTAATTATCGAGAGTACGGCTAGACCCACTGTAATCGGAGGCAGTGTCGAGTTCGTGAAAAATCCGCTGGTACATACTGCGCGTTGGTACAATCTTGTTGCGCTGATTTGGTTCAACAGTTTTCTCGTCGACTGTCAGCACATGGTGACTGCAGGAGCGATTTCCGCGTGGTATTTCACCCAGGATAAATCTCGGCTGGGCAACATAACAGGAAGGAGTTTTTTGACATTGCTAACCTATCATCTGGGAAGCGTAGCCCTGGGGTCGTTGATACTAACCATTACTGCGCTAGCACTGGCGGTTGTTAAAATGTTCCAGAAG CTTGTGATACAAACAAAAAACGGATACCTTGTTTGCATCGCATTCATCTGTATGTGTTTCTTGAACTGCATCCGTTCGGTTTTGGAACTGATTCAGAGAAATGCGTACATTATAGTTGCAATGCAGGGTCTCTCACTTTTCAAAGCCGATAAAAGCGCGATGAAATTAATGGCGACTGATGCAATTAATTTTGTGGTCGTCAATTCGGTGACCAAAATAGTTTTCCTAATGGCAGAGCTGTTCGTTTTGCTTTTAGTTGGATCTATATCAGTAGTAATTTTGCAGAGACAGAAGGATCTGTACCATCCTTACATTCTGGCTGGAATGTTGATTGTTACAGTTAGTGTGATTACACATTGCTTTATGGCGGTGTGCGAA ATGACCGTTGCCACCGTTTTCTTGTGTTTCTTGAAGGATATCGAGCTAAACAATGGCACTGACCGACCGTATTATATGTCCCGGAATTTAAGAAAATTTCTCCCAAATGAAGTGCAACCAGAAACAGTTCGACAGACCGCTATACcttaa
- the LOC129726651 gene encoding choline transporter-like protein 1 isoform X1 yields MENGENHFQSSKPHSSKTSWSSQKINKMSREEKSSTAINANDTVSNVFRKDRQCTDVAALVIMAIYMFGLLILVFLCLPNSDVFRVIYGYDDCGNVCGRKNTRIADLACSGQNMLPYKYLLLTINPASSEATKSCVEKCPTSEGYKLFFNRCIRLQISRAKADRLPQSLLDEVWQDVHSCGLELFLLCLLCLLVSLVVLSVLWCIPGLMLPCMLLVIVVACLVTSFVHWLNWKLKSDADNRKGYLISAVIFTVLSIIIFCFAGYIWKKIQFVTELLQEGGNAIRQTLLLLLYPVLTTISLLITYALGLYFFLIIESTARPTVIGGSVEFVKNPLVHTARWYNLVALIWFNSFLVDCQHMVTAGAISAWYFTQDKSRLGNITGRSFLTLLTYHLGSVALGSLILTITALALAVVKMFQKLVIQTKNGYLVCIAFICMCFLNCIRSVLELIQRNAYIIVAMQGLSLFKADKSAMKLMATDAINFVVVNSVTKIVFLMAELFVLLLVGSISVVILQRQKDLYHPYILAGMLIVTVSVITHCFMAVCEMTVATVFLCFLKDIELNNGTDRPYYMSRNLRKFLPNEVQPETVRQTAIP; encoded by the exons ATGGAGAATGgagaaaatcattttcaatctAGTAAACCACATTCCAGCAAAACCAGTTGGAGCagtcaaaaaataaacaaaatgtctCGGGAA GAAAAAAGCAGTACAGCTATTAACGCAAATGATAcagtatcgaacgtcttcagAAAAGACAGACAGTGCACCGATGTAGCTGCTCTTGTCATTATGGCTATTTACATGTTTGGTTTG TTAATTTTAGTCTTTCTATGTCTGCCCAATTCGGACGTGTTTCGGGTAATCTATGGTTATGATGATTGTGGAAATGTTTGCGGGCGAAAAAACACTCGTATTGCAGATTTAGCTTGTTCT GGCCAAAATATGCTTCCATACAAATACTTACTGTTAACTATTAACCCAGCGTCATCAGAAGCGACGAAAAGTTGCGTAGAAAAATGTCCAACCAGCGAGGGATA CAAACTATTCTTCAACCGGTGCATCCGTTTGCAAATAAGTCGTGCCAAAGCCGATCGGCTGCCCCAAAGTTTACTCGACGAAGTCTGGCAGGATGTTCACAGTTGTGGATTGGAGTTATTTTTGCTGTGCTTGCTATGCTTACTTGTGTCCCTTGTTGTGCTGTCGGTGCTTTGGTGCATTCCCGGATTAATGTTGCCCTGCATGCTGTTGGTAATTGTGGTAGCATGCTTGGTTACATCTTTTGTTCACTGGCTGAACTGGAAGCTGAAATCGGACGCTGATAACAGGAAGGGTTACCTGATTTCTGCGGTAATCTTCACCGTACTGAGCATAATCATATTTTGCTTTGCTGGCTACATTTGGAAGAAAATTCAATTCGTGACGGAGCTGTTGCAAGAGGGCGGTAATGCGATCAGGCAAACGTTACTTTTATTGTTGTATCCGGTGCTG ACTACCATCTCATTGTTGATCACCTACGCTTTGGGTCTTTACTTTTTCCTAATTATCGAGAGTACGGCTAGACCCACTGTAATCGGAGGCAGTGTCGAGTTCGTGAAAAATCCGCTGGTACATACTGCGCGTTGGTACAATCTTGTTGCGCTGATTTGGTTCAACAGTTTTCTCGTCGACTGTCAGCACATGGTGACTGCAGGAGCGATTTCCGCGTGGTATTTCACCCAGGATAAATCTCGGCTGGGCAACATAACAGGAAGGAGTTTTTTGACATTGCTAACCTATCATCTGGGAAGCGTAGCCCTGGGGTCGTTGATACTAACCATTACTGCGCTAGCACTGGCGGTTGTTAAAATGTTCCAGAAG CTTGTGATACAAACAAAAAACGGATACCTTGTTTGCATCGCATTCATCTGTATGTGTTTCTTGAACTGCATCCGTTCGGTTTTGGAACTGATTCAGAGAAATGCGTACATTATAGTTGCAATGCAGGGTCTCTCACTTTTCAAAGCCGATAAAAGCGCGATGAAATTAATGGCGACTGATGCAATTAATTTTGTGGTCGTCAATTCGGTGACCAAAATAGTTTTCCTAATGGCAGAGCTGTTCGTTTTGCTTTTAGTTGGATCTATATCAGTAGTAATTTTGCAGAGACAGAAGGATCTGTACCATCCTTACATTCTGGCTGGAATGTTGATTGTTACAGTTAGTGTGATTACACATTGCTTTATGGCGGTGTGCGAA ATGACCGTTGCCACCGTTTTCTTGTGTTTCTTGAAGGATATCGAGCTAAACAATGGCACTGACCGACCGTATTATATGTCCCGGAATTTAAGAAAATTTCTCCCAAATGAAGTGCAACCAGAAACAGTTCGACAGACCGCTATACcttaa
- the LOC129726650 gene encoding choline transporter-like protein 1, whose amino-acid sequence MHCCCYAGGRTDKVSPGESVQQSASSSLHREDSEAFENNRHCTDLLFIALKSAFIFILLVLIIYCMAFGDIYRIINGYDDCANVCGRTNKPDKDLSCKGSDRTEKKYLLVESSGVSSDLHRQCVSRCEDIEGYKPFLNRCIRKENPADDVATRTGLRNYFQEVSEDIESCYMEMLWLCVVAFVFSLLTLVLLRFLPGLIVWLVLLAVVVVCTVGTLWLWLKWNFEIDQMSKNAGDGAKMRINNYLYYAIAATVATILVYLVILVMRKRIKLVVQLFREAGKAIASMPFLLIEPVLTFISIAVVITLYVYFTMWIESSGMLTMENNQSAKYIKDSTMLFTRWYNLLAFFWFCQFIIGCQHMVIAGAVAYWFFSRNKSNLRRPISKSFGNLVRYHMGTVACGSFVIALVQFLRAMLKALMCYVREHQNKVANCLHDCCQCCLKCFERFLQYLTRNAYIITAIHGDPFCKAGKKAFSILSSNALRVFAINSVGDFVLILAKVFVVAVTCLIGMELIQKKAGLHHPYVPIILVGIFAYLVAHCFMTVYEMTVDTIFLCFCEDCEINDGISKPYYMSRGLMEFVQNSKKALAIHDHRIASSLREGKAWTDEGTNQKQTKTISETVD is encoded by the exons atgcactgctgctgctatgcTGGTGGTCGAACCGACAAGGTGTCGCCTGGAGAATCCGTGCAG CAATCAGCATCCTCCTCGCTACACCGAGAAGACTCCGAAGCATTCGAAAACAATCGTCACTGTACGGATTTGCTGTTCATAGCCCTAAAATCtgcatttatatttattttg CTGGTGCTAATTATCTACTGCATGGCATTCGGGGATATCTATCGCATTATAAACGGATACGACGACTGTGCCAACGTGTGTGGCCGCACCAATAAACCCGATAAGGATCTCTCGTGCAAG GGTTCGGATCGAACCGAGAAAAAATACCTGCTGGTTGAGTCTTCTGGAGTCTCTTCCGATTTACATCGCCAGTGCGTTTCCCGATGTGAGGACATTGAAGGATA CAAACCCTTCCTTAACCGATGCATCCGCAAGGAGAATCCAGCCGACGACGTGGCAACTCGCACCGGTTTGCGGAACTACTTCCAGGAGGTATCGGAGGACATCGAGTCGTGCTACATGGAGATGCTTTGGCTGTGCGTCGTAGCTTTTGTGTTCTCGCTGCTCACGCTGGTGCTGCTGCGGTTCCTTCCCGGGCTGATAGTTTGGCTGGTTCTGCTGGCCGTCGTGGTCGTGTGTACCGTGGGAACCCTCTGGTTGTGGCTGAAGTGGAACTTCGAAATCGATCAGATGTCGAAAAACGCGGGCGATGGTGCCAAGATGAGGATTAACAACTATCTCTACTATGCAATCGCTGCTACCGTCGCGACGATTCTTGTGTACCTGGTTATACTGGTAATGAGAAAACGGATCAAACTAGTCGTGCAGCTTTTCCGCGAAGCGGGAAAAGCTATTGCCAGCATGCCCTTTCTGCTGATCGAACCCGTATTG ACCTTCATTTCCATAGCGGTTGTTATCACTTTGTACGTGTATTTCACTATGTGGATCGAGAGTTCGGGGATGCTGACGATGGAGAACAATCAGAGCGCAAAGTACATAAAGGACTCGACAATGCTCTTCACCCGGTGGTACAATCTGCTAGCGTTTTTCTGGTTCTGCCAGTTTATCATTGGCTGTCAGCACATGGTCATCGCTGGTGCCGTAGCCTATTGGTTTTTCTCGAGAAACAAATCAAATCTCCGGAGGCCAATTTCGAAAAGCTTTGGCAACTTGGTTCGCTATCATATGGGCACCGTTGCCTGCGGATCGTTTGTGATCGCGCTCGTGCAGTTTTTACGCGCCATGCTGAAAGCGTTGATG TGCTACGTTCGCGAGCATCAGAATAAGGTTGCGAACTGCCTCCACGACTGCTGCCAGTGTTGTCTGAAGTGCTTCGAACGGTTCCTGCAGTACCTCACTCGTAACGCCTATATCATAACTGCGATTCATGGAGATCCGTTCTGTAAGGCTGGTAAAAAAGCGTTCAGTATACTGTCCAGCAATGCGCTGCGGGTTTTCGCAATTAATTCCGTGGGAGATTTCGTGCTGATCCTAGCGAAAGTATTTGTGGTTGCTGTTACCTGTCTGATAGGGATGGAATTGATTCAGAAGAAGGCAGGTCTGCACCATCCTTACGTGCCGATCATTTTGGTTGGGATCTTTGCCTACTTGGTGGCACATTGCTTCATGACTGTGTACGAG ATGACGGTGGACACAATATTCCTATGTTTTTGTGAAGATTGTGAAATCAATGACGGCATCAGCAAACCGTACTACATGTCCCGAGGGTTGATGGAATTTGTACAAAACTCTAAGAAAGCGTTGGCGATACATGACCATCGAATCGCCAGCTCGCTGCGGGAGGGAAAGGCATGGACTGATGAAGGAACGAACCAGAAGCAGACCAAAACTATTTCGGAAACCGTAGACTGA